Proteins from a single region of Gossypium arboreum isolate Shixiya-1 chromosome 1, ASM2569848v2, whole genome shotgun sequence:
- the LOC108482115 gene encoding UDP-glycosyltransferase 86A2-like: protein MADESSQKSHAIFIPYPLQGHVIPSVNLAIKLASKGFTITFINTHAVHHQTAKAHPDIGSDIFAKVRESGLDIRYATVSDGLPVEFDRSLNHDQFMASLLHEFSAHVDEVVSRIVGSGEKVHCLIADTFFVWPSKIAKKFGLLYVSYWTEPALVFTLYHHLDLLRENGHFGQQECREDTIKYIPGVEAVEPRDMMSYLQDTDTTSVCHQIIFNAFQDAKNADFVLCNTVQDLELGTISALHAKVPFYAIGPIFPPGFTKSNVATSLWSESDCSQWLDKKPHGSVLYASFGSYAHVKKSELIEIAKGLALSKVSFLWVLRPDIVSSDDTDPLPVGFKEEVKDRSMIIPWCCQNAVLAHPATGGFLTHCGWNSILESTWCGVPLLCFPLLTDQFTNRKLVVDDWKMGINLSNKRPITKEEVSDNVNCLMSWKSGDEYKVKVKEVRKSLENALAPNGSSGTNLDLFIKQLKAKCQIKPISQ from the exons ATGGCGGATGAATCAAGCCAAAAGTCACATGCAATCTTCATACCATACCCTCTCCAAGGCCACGTCATCCCATCCGTTAACTTAGCCATCAAGCTAGCATCCAAGGGCTTCACCATCACCTTCATCAACACCCACGCCGTCCACCACCAGACCGCCAAGGCTCACCCCGACATTGGTTCCGACATCTTCGCTAAGGTCAGGGAATCGGGCCTCGACATACGGTACGCCACCGTTTCTGACGGTCTCCCCGTGGAGTTCGACCGGTCGTTGAACCACGACCAGTTCATGGCTTCGTTGTTGCATGAGTTCTCGGCCCACGTTGACGAGGTAGTCAGCCGAATAGTAGGGTCCGGGGAGAAGGTTCATTGCCTCATTGCTGACACTTTCTTCGTTTGGCCTTCAAAGATTGCAAAGAAATTTGGGTTGCTTTATGTCTCGTATTGGACGGAACCAGCTTTGGTGTTTACTTTGTACCATCACTTGGATCTTCTTAGGGAAAATGGTCACTTTGGTCAGCAAG AATGTCGGGAAGACACCATAAAATACATACCGGGAGTGGAAGCGGTTGAACCCAGAGACATGATGTCATACCTTCAAGACACCGATACAACATCCGTTTGTCATCAAATCATTTTCAATGCCTTCCAAGATGCCAAAAATGCCGATTTTGTTCTGTGTAACACCGTTCAAGATCTCGAGCTTGGAACCATATCAGCTCTACATGCCAAAGTCCCTTTTTATGCAATCGGACCCATTTTCCCACCCGGCTTCACCAAGAGCAACGTCGCTACCAGTCTATGGTCCGAGTCTGACTGCTCCCAATGGCTCGACAAAAAGCCCCATGGCTCCGTTCTGTACGCGTCCTTCGGTAGCTACGCCCACGTTAAAAAAAGCGAGCTAATAGAGATAGCTAAAGGGCTTGCCCTTAGCAAAGTGAGTTTCCTTTGGGTGCTTCGGCCTGATATTGTCAGTTCTGATGATACGGATCCCTTGCCCGTTGGATTCAAAGAGGAAGTTAAGGACCGTTCGATGATCATACCTTGGTGTTGTCAAAATGCAGTGCTGGCCCACCCTGCAACAGGAGGGTTCTTAACACATTGTGGGTGGAATTCGATACTGGAGAGTACATGGTGCGGGGTTCCCTTGTTGTGTTTCCCTTTGTTGACGGATCAATTCACTAATAGGAAATTAGTGGTTGATGATTGGAAGATGGGGATTAATTTGAGCAATAAAAGACCCATCACCAAGGAGGAGGTTTCGGATAATGTCAACTGTCTGATGAGTTGGAAATCAGGGGATGAGTACAAGGTGAAAGTCAAAGAGGTGAGGAAATCATTAGAAAATGCATTGGCACCAAATGGGTCATCAGGGACTAATCTGGACCTGTTCATCAAGCAACTCAAGGCTAAGTGTCAAATCAAACCCATCTCTCAATAG
- the LOC108483714 gene encoding dolichol kinase EVAN isoform X2 encodes MAISPLKAMNGERVVVLIFVLRVLSSLPLALLPHALSLSLLSLFSLVVEIRVDNSPSLFKTRPGASSGIILGAVTLPTVMLSKLIQLSRAVSLQQIEIGELEHMTMQFWAASACSCGVLIFLFIVTWCAANKKNPHFSCSVWDAKFSLSCVILYSAVCCISLATISHTGFNTALKLLWLLCHGFATVKLIQHLLSTFPFCASIGEANLVTSGLVLYFGDMLACTISKVCRLLIRPELVSIRYGIKRSEIGIVIQGVLLGLLIFSAVFKFLIHLWEYFWGANNSESRERKEIWRSLIFLTSLGFIMIAVAPSWMMIVLDFDVHPVLWIFQFIFSEPFKRLSLCIYWLVLIYASVLRFYNISKNSKIERILLRKYYHLLAVLMFLPALIYQPKFLDLAFGAALAVFLVLEIIRVWRIWPLGQLVHQFMSAFTDHRDSDLIIVSHFSLLLGCALPIWMSSGFNDRPLTPFAGILSLGIGDTMASMVGHKYGVLRWSKTGKKTIEGTAAGITSVLAACSVLLPLLATTGYVLTQHWFPIFIAVTTSGLLEAYTTQLDNAFIPLVFYSLLCL; translated from the exons ATGGCGATCTCGCCGTTGAAGGCGATGAACGGAGAGAGAGTCGTGGTTCTCATCTTCGTTCTCCGTGTTCTCTCCTCTCTCCCACTCGCCCTCCTTCCCCACGCGCTCTCACTTTCTCTCCTTTCCCTCTTCTCCCTCGTCGTCGAGATCCGCGTCGACAATTCTCCATCCCTCTTCAAAACCAG GCCAGGTGCTTCATCAGGAATAATATTAGGAGCAGTTACGTTGCCAACTGTAATGCTATCGAAATTGATCCAGCTTTCCAGAGCTGTCTCTTTGCAACAAATTGAGATTGGAG AGCTTGAACACATGACAATGCAATTTTGGGCTGCATCGGCTTGTAGCTGCGGTGTGCTTATATTCCTCTTCATAGTTACATGGTGTGCTGCCAACAAGAAGAATCCCCACTTCTCCTGTAGTGTTTGGGATGCGAAGTTTAGCTTAAGCTGTGTCATCTTATATTCGGCGGTTTGCTGTATATCGCTTGCCACAATATCTCATACTG GATTTAACACAGCTTTAAAGTTACTGTGGTTGCTATGTCATGGATTTGCAACAGTTAAATTAATTCAACATCTTCTCTCTACATTCCCATTTTGTGCTTCAATCG GGGAAGCGAATTTGGTGACTTCAGGTCTTGTACTCTATTTTGGTGACATGCTGGCATGTACTATTTCAAAG GTTTGTAGATTGTTGATTCGACCAGAGTTGGTGTCCATACGATATGGAATTAAAAGAAGTGAGATAGGTATTGTTATCCAG GGTGTGCTGCTTGGACTTCTTATTTTTTCAGCAGTATTTAAATTTCTTATCCACTTATGGGAATACTTCTGGGGAGCTAACAACTCTGAatcaagagaaagaaaagaaatttggagATCTCTTATATTTTTGACTTCCCTTGGATTTATCATGATTGCAGTTGCACCATCTTGGATGATGATTGTCCTAGATTTTGATGTACATCCTGTACTATG GATATTCCAGTTTATATTTTCGGAACCTTTTAAAAGACTTTCACTATGTATCTACTGGTTGGTTTTGATATATGCATCTGTCTTGAGGTTCTACAACATTTCTAAGAATAGTAAGATTGAGAGGATTCTTCTTCGGAAGTACTACCATCTGCTGGCTGTTCTAATGTTTTTGCCCGCTCTTATTTACCAG CCAAAATTTCTTGATCTAGCATTTGGTGCTGCTTTGGCTGTTTTCTTGGTATTAGAGATCATTCGA GTTTGGAGAATTTGGCCTTTAGGGCAACTTGTACATCAATTTATGAGTGCCTTTACTGATCATCGTGACTCAGATCTTATCATTGTCAG CCACTTTTCACTATTGTTGGGATGTGCACTTCCTATCTGGATGTCCTCTGGGTTCAATGATCGACCTCTTACCCCTTTTGCTGGAATTTTAAGCCTTGGCATTGGAGATACGATG GCATCAATGGTTGGCCACAAGTATGGTGTCCTTAGGTGGAGCAAAACTGGCA AGAAAACTATTGAAGGCACTGCAGCTGGTATAACATCTGTCCTTGCTGCTTGCTCTGTTCTGCTTCCACTTTTGGCAACCACCGGTTACGTTCTAACTCag CATTGGTTCCCTATTTTCATAGCCGTGACCACAAGTGGTTTGTTGGAGGCCTACACAACGCAACTCGATAATGCTTTTATACCACTTGTCTTCTACAGCCTTCTTTGTCTGTAA
- the LOC108483714 gene encoding dolichol kinase EVAN isoform X1: MAISPLKAMNGERVVVLIFVLRVLSSLPLALLPHALSLSLLSLFSLVVEIRVDNSPSLFKTRPGASSGIILGAVTLPTVMLSKLIQLSRAVSLQQIEIGELEHMTMQFWAASACSCGVLIFLFIVTWCAANKKNPHFSCSVWDAKFSLSCVILYSAVCCISLATISHTGFNTALKLLWLLCHGFATVKLIQHLLSTFPFCASIGEANLVTSGLVLYFGDMLACTISKVCRLLIRPELVSIRYGIKRSEIGIVIQGVLLGLLIFSAVFKFLIHLWEYFWGANNSESRERKEIWRSLIFLTSLGFIMIAVAPSWMMIVLDFDVHPVLWIFQFIFSEPFKRLSLCIYWLVLIYASVLRFYNISKNSKIERILLRKYYHLLAVLMFLPALIYQPKFLDLAFGAALAVFLVLEIIRVWRIWPLGQLVHQFMSAFTDHRDSDLIIVSHFSLLLGCALPIWMSSGFNDRPLTPFAGILSLGIGDTMASMVGHKYGVLRWSKTGKKTIEGTAAGITSVLAACSVLLPLLATTGYVLTQPSLSVSAHFDLQKDTGMVTNKSFPTCFHLEAFLKGKKFIY; the protein is encoded by the exons ATGGCGATCTCGCCGTTGAAGGCGATGAACGGAGAGAGAGTCGTGGTTCTCATCTTCGTTCTCCGTGTTCTCTCCTCTCTCCCACTCGCCCTCCTTCCCCACGCGCTCTCACTTTCTCTCCTTTCCCTCTTCTCCCTCGTCGTCGAGATCCGCGTCGACAATTCTCCATCCCTCTTCAAAACCAG GCCAGGTGCTTCATCAGGAATAATATTAGGAGCAGTTACGTTGCCAACTGTAATGCTATCGAAATTGATCCAGCTTTCCAGAGCTGTCTCTTTGCAACAAATTGAGATTGGAG AGCTTGAACACATGACAATGCAATTTTGGGCTGCATCGGCTTGTAGCTGCGGTGTGCTTATATTCCTCTTCATAGTTACATGGTGTGCTGCCAACAAGAAGAATCCCCACTTCTCCTGTAGTGTTTGGGATGCGAAGTTTAGCTTAAGCTGTGTCATCTTATATTCGGCGGTTTGCTGTATATCGCTTGCCACAATATCTCATACTG GATTTAACACAGCTTTAAAGTTACTGTGGTTGCTATGTCATGGATTTGCAACAGTTAAATTAATTCAACATCTTCTCTCTACATTCCCATTTTGTGCTTCAATCG GGGAAGCGAATTTGGTGACTTCAGGTCTTGTACTCTATTTTGGTGACATGCTGGCATGTACTATTTCAAAG GTTTGTAGATTGTTGATTCGACCAGAGTTGGTGTCCATACGATATGGAATTAAAAGAAGTGAGATAGGTATTGTTATCCAG GGTGTGCTGCTTGGACTTCTTATTTTTTCAGCAGTATTTAAATTTCTTATCCACTTATGGGAATACTTCTGGGGAGCTAACAACTCTGAatcaagagaaagaaaagaaatttggagATCTCTTATATTTTTGACTTCCCTTGGATTTATCATGATTGCAGTTGCACCATCTTGGATGATGATTGTCCTAGATTTTGATGTACATCCTGTACTATG GATATTCCAGTTTATATTTTCGGAACCTTTTAAAAGACTTTCACTATGTATCTACTGGTTGGTTTTGATATATGCATCTGTCTTGAGGTTCTACAACATTTCTAAGAATAGTAAGATTGAGAGGATTCTTCTTCGGAAGTACTACCATCTGCTGGCTGTTCTAATGTTTTTGCCCGCTCTTATTTACCAG CCAAAATTTCTTGATCTAGCATTTGGTGCTGCTTTGGCTGTTTTCTTGGTATTAGAGATCATTCGA GTTTGGAGAATTTGGCCTTTAGGGCAACTTGTACATCAATTTATGAGTGCCTTTACTGATCATCGTGACTCAGATCTTATCATTGTCAG CCACTTTTCACTATTGTTGGGATGTGCACTTCCTATCTGGATGTCCTCTGGGTTCAATGATCGACCTCTTACCCCTTTTGCTGGAATTTTAAGCCTTGGCATTGGAGATACGATG GCATCAATGGTTGGCCACAAGTATGGTGTCCTTAGGTGGAGCAAAACTGGCA AGAAAACTATTGAAGGCACTGCAGCTGGTATAACATCTGTCCTTGCTGCTTGCTCTGTTCTGCTTCCACTTTTGGCAACCACCGGTTACGTTCTAACTCag CCTTCTTTGTCTGTAAGTGCACACTTCGACCTTCAAAAAGATACAGGGATGGTTACAAACAAATCCTTCCCCACATGCTTCCATTTGGAGGCTttcttaaaaggaaaaaaattcatTTACTAG